A region of the Serinicoccus profundi genome:
ACCGCTAGGTGGGTCGGCGAGAGGTAGGTCCCCTCGCACACAAAGTCCTCACCCCCTGCACTTGACAGTCGAACACTAGTTCGACTACGCTGGGGGGAAGAGACATCGTTCAAGCTCCGGGGGGAGGGACCGTGGCAGCATCAGTGATCGAGCAGCCGGTGACGCCGGAGTCTGCTGCGCTGGGGGCGTTGGGGACGATCGCTGCTGCTCGGTCGGGGTTGGAGGCGCGGTTGATCGAGGCGGCGCGTCTGGTGGTCGCGACGACCGGGGCCGCGGTGCTCGCGCACAAGGGGTTCACCAGCATCGAGGAGCTCAGCCAGGGCAGCGGGTGAAGTGGCGCGCGGAGACCAAGCGCGCGGCGTGCGCCGAGGTGGAGCTGGCCCTGGGTGTCGGGGTCAGCGAGGCACGTCATCTCGTGGGCCTGGCCTGCGCACCGGCGGACGTGCGCGTCGCCACCGTGGGCGCCCTGGACCGTGGGAGGTGACCTGGTCGATGGTGCGAGCCTTCTGGCGCCGCTGCGCGGCCCTGCCCTCAGAAGAGGGGGTGTCAGATGGTCTGTGTAAGTGCCGGGTCTCCGACCGAGAAGGAGATTGACTGTGAGCATGACGCACGACGAGATGAGGGCCGAGGATCTGGACCAGGTCGAGGTGGAGCATCGGGCCGCGGCTGCGCGGCTGCGTGAGGAGTTCTTCGACGACGAGCTGGTCGACAAGTTGCTCGCGGCGACCGGTGAGCGCGGGGTGTCCTTGACCGGGGCCGGTGGCTTCCTGCCCGAGATGATCAAGACCGTCCTGGAGCGCGGCATGGGAGCCGAGCTGACCGACCACCTCGGGTACGCCAAGGGCGACGCGGCCGGCCGAGGTTCGGGGAACTCCCGCAACGGCACGACCCCCAAGACGGTGGGCACCGAGGTCGGTGACATCGCCCTGGACCAGCCGAGGGACCGCAACTCCACGTTCTCCTCGGCGCTGGTGCCCAAGGGCGCCCGCCGCCTCGGCGGGCTGGAGGACATGATCATCTCCCTGTACGCCGGCGGGATGACCGTTCGCGACATCCAGCATCATCTGGGCGCGACGCTGGGCACCGAGCTGAGCCACGAGACGATCAGCAACGTCACCGACGCCGTGCTCGAGGAGGTCAAGGCCTGGCAGTCCCGCCCGCTGGAGGCGTTCTACCCGGTGATCTACCTCGACGCCCTGGTGGTCAAGGTCCGCGACGGGTCGCACGTGACCAACCGCTCGGCGCACGTGGCCGTCGGCGTCGACATGGACGGCGTCAAGCACGTCCTGGGCATTTGGGTCCGGCCACCGAGGGCGCCAAGTTCTGGGCCGGCGTGTGCGCCCAGCTGGCCAACCGCGGCGTCAAGGACGTGCTCATCGTCTGCTGCGACGGGCTGACCGGCCTGGCCGAGGCGATCGAGGCGACCTGGCCGCACGCGATGGTGCAGACCTGCGTGGTGCACCTGATCCGGGCCTCGATGCGGTTCGTCTCCTACGCCGACCGCAAGGCCGTCGCCGCGATGCTGCGCCCGATCTACACCGCCGCTGACGAGGACGCAGCGCTCATGGCGCTGGCCGCCTTCGCCGACTCCAACCTGGGCAAGAAGTACCCCGCTGCGGTCGCCACCTGGGAGAACGCCTGGGACCGGTTCATCCCCTTCCTGGCGTTCGGGCCCGCGCTGCGCAAGGTCATCTACACGACCAACAGCATCGAGAGCCTGAACTACCAGCTGCGCAAGATCATCAAGAACCGCGGCCACTTCCCCAGCGACGAGGCCGTGATCAAGCTGCTCTGGCTGGCAATCATGAACATCGAGGACAAACGAGCCCGAGAACGAGCCAAGCAGGCCAGCAAGGGCAAAGACCGAAAGTCGGTGCCCCGCCTGATCGAAGGCGCCGCCGTCACCGGTTGGAAAGCCGCCCTTGGCGAGCTCGCCCTCGTCTACCCCGACCGCGTAAACGCCTACCTGTAAACCCAATGTGACCCACATCACTTACACAAACATCGTGACAAGCTCTCAGAAGACGCCGCGGTCGTCGCGGACAGTCTCTTCGGGGCCACCCCAGACACCGCAGTCCCGGAGCGTCTGGGCCTGACGATGAGCTACGCGAACGCCCGTGGCACACGGGCGATTACGCCGCCGCCCTGGAACGGGAAGCCAAGCGCACCGAAGGCCAGGACGTCCTCGCCGAGCGAGAACGACGCCGGGTGGCCTACCGCGCCCGCCGCGCGAGCCTGCAGATCCACGACGACGGCACCGCCACCCTAGAAGTCACCAGCTCCGTGGTGTCCCTGGTCGCCGCCCACACCCGCATCGAACGCGCCGCCCGACTACTGCGCAAACAGGGCGACCCACGCACCCTGGACCAACTCCGCGCCGACACCGCCGCAGCCCTCCTCGTCCACGGCCAACTCCCCCAACCCGAACCCACCGGGCACCCCGACACCACACCCACCGACACCAGCAGGCACCCCGCCGCTGACCAAGCTGGGGAGCCCGGTTCCGTGTCGGGGTCCACGCTCGCCGTGAGCGAGGACGACCTGGTCGCGCCGGATCTGGAGGCCATGGCGCGGGTGATCTGTGGGATGCCGACGATCGAGCTGCACGTAGTCGTACCGTTCGATGCTCTCGCCGGTCGTGCCAGCCACCCGACCTGTCGCCATCCCAGCACCGACGACACCGCCACCACCCGTCACGGCGAGGTCGGGTTCCTCCTGGGTCGCCACCCGGCCTACCTCAGCCCCGGCCAGGCCCGCGAGTTCGCCCTGCTGCCCGGCACCACCCTGTCCAGACTGCTCACCGACCCCGCCGACGGGCGGCTCATCGAACGCCGCACCACCTCCTACCGCCCCGACGCCGCGATGCGACGCCAGATCCTCGCCGCCGACGTCACCTCACGAGCCCCCGGATCACGACAACCCGCCGCGGTCTGCGAGATCGACCACGTCACCCCCTGGTCCAACGACAGCCCCGGCGGGGCCACCGCCGAGACCAACCTCGTCGCCCTCGCCAAACGACACCACGACCTCAAGACCCGCGCCCTCGCGTTCACCGCACTCAACACCCGACGCGACCTGCGCTGGACCACCCTGCTAGGCCAGAGCGAAACCACCCGCACCCACGACTACCGGCAGTACACCCACCACCCGCAACCCACCACCGCACGCGGTGAACGCCACCTCTCGGTCGAGGAGCTCCGCGACGCGGTCGACCGACTGGCCCCGCTGAAGCCAGACCCCGACGAGCTCGCTGGACCGGCTGACGCCCCGGACCAGCACCCCAGCCAACGCGCCGACCTCGACGACCGGCGCGACCTGCTCAACCGCGCCTTCTACGCCGCCCTCGCCCACCGCGGCCCGGACGCCTTCCTCCTCGACACCGACGACCACCCAGGCTCCACAGAACACGGCGGACCACTCTCAGGCTGGATGTGGATCACCCGCACCACCCCCTCCGGGCGACGACGCACCGGCGCCCACCCCGACACCCCCACCCTGCGCACAGTCCTCGGGCTCCCACCAGAGACCGACCCACCCCACACCAACCCGCCCGACACCAACCCGCCCGACACCAACCCGCCCCAGCCCTGGACCGACAACACCCACGACGAACCCCCGCCCTTCTAGACCCTCACGCCAGGGCCCCCCAGGTCGACGCAGGGCGTCCCCAGACCTTGACGCCAGGACGTCCCTCGACCTTCACCCCAAGGCGTCGCGGACGCGGCGGTGGCTCGCCCGGTCGAGCGGCACCTCCAGCACGCGGAGCCCTCGGGTGCGGTCGGCGAGCGCCTCGCGCAGCGCGGCGAGCGAGGCGACCCGCTCGTGGACCACGCCATAGGCCCGGGAGAGGGCCGCGAGGTCGGTGCCGTGCGGGGTGCCGAAGATCCGCTCGGTCGCCGCCGCCCTGTCCGCCCCGTCGGGGCCGGCGAGGCGGGCGGGGTCGCCGTACTCCAGCGTCGAGAAGATGCCTCCCCCGTCGTCGTTGACGACGACGATCGTGAGGTCGGGTCGCGGCTCCTCCGGCCCGATGAGCAGACCGCCCGCGTCGTGCAGGAAGGTCAGGTCGCCCATGAGCGCGACGACGCGAGGAAGGTCGATCTCGTCCGAGGCCGTGGACCCGCGGCGCAGGTGAGCGCTCAGCCGCCTGCGCTCGGCTGCGAGCGCCACGCCCACCGCCGTCGACACGGTGCCGTCGATGCCGGCCAGGCCGCGGTTCGCGATGACCCGGGCCGGTGCGGCCGACCCGTCCAGCGCGAGTGCAAGGTCCCGCGGGGCGGTCGAAGACCCGACCACGAGCACGTCGTCCTCCCCCAGCGCGTCAGCCACGGTCCGGGCGACGCCCAGCCCGGTCACGTCCCCGGCGGTCGTCGCGGCGACGACCTCGGAGAGCGCGGCGCCGGCGCGGACCCAGGCCGCCACCCACGCCCCGGCACCGGTATGCCGTGCCGGCGCCTCGCGGAGGGCGCCGATGCCGTGGACCCGGCTCACGACGTGCGAGGGGTCGGTCCAGGGATCCCGCGCGGCGACGTGCTCCACGACCATCCCGGGCAGGCGCAGCAGCGCCCCGAGCTCGCGGAAGAGCGTCAGTCGCCCGACCACCACGACCCGCTCCGGGCGCAGGTCCGGCAGGTCGCCGCGCGCGACCCGTGCGGCGACCAGGGGCGCGTGGGGCACGACGCCGGGCCCGGCCGGGAGGTGGCCGAAGGGTTCGGCGAGCACTGGCCACCCGGATTCCTCGGCCCACGCGAGCGCGCGAGCGCTCAGCACTGGATCGGGCAGGTCACCGAGCAGCACGAGCGTCCGCTCGCCGGGGGTCAGGGTGTCGGTCCGGGGCGCCTCGGTCGGGGCCACCTGCACCCACGGCGCCCCACCCGCGCGGCCGGTCAGGCCGGCCGCCGCGCGAGCTTCCCCGGCAGCAGCCCCAGCACCCGCTCCCCCAGCAGCAGCCCCAGCACCCGCTCCCCCAGCAGCAGTCCCAGCGCCTGCTCCCCCGGCATCAGTCCCAGCGCCCACTCCCCCAGCAGCAGCCCCAGCACCCGCTCCCCCAGCAGCAGCCCCAGCACCCGCTCCCCCAGCAGCAGTCCCAGCGACCGCTCCCCCGTCAGCAGCCCCAGCACCCGCTTCTCCCTCGCCGCTCGGCCCAGCTGCCCTCAGTCCGTCGGTCTGCACCTCGCCCGGCCTGGACCCCTCGTCCAGCGCAGGCGCGAGCGGGTCGCGGAAGGAGACATTGAGGTGGACCGGCCCGGCCCCGCCCAGGCCTGCCGCGTCGGATCGCGCTGCGGCGAGCGCGCGGCATACCGTCGAGCGCCAGTGCGCACCGGCGGCCGCGCCCACCGACTCCGGCGCGGGCAGATCGGCCTCCCAGCGCACCGCACCGGCGAAGAGTCCGGGCTGCACCGTCGTCTGGTTGGCCCCGGTGCCGCGCAGCTCGGCCGGGCGGTCGGCAGAGAGCACCACGAGCGGGACGCCGCTGTGGTGCGCCTCGAGGACGGCCGGGTGGAGGTTGGCGACCGCGGTGCCCGACGTCGTGACCACCGGCACCGGCACGCCACCCGCCCGGGCCAGCCCCAGCGCGACAAAACCGGCCGTCCGCTCATCGATCCGGACGTGCAGCCGCAGCCGCCCCGCGCGGTCCGCCTCCTCGAGGGCGTAGGCCAGGGGCGCCGACCGCGACCCCGGCGCGAGCACCGCCTCCCGCACCCCGCCGCGGACCAGCTCATCGACGAGGACGGCGGCCAGAGCGGTCGAGGGGTGCACGACCCGATCGTCGCACGACCCCGTCAGCAGGCCGACCGATGCCTCGGATCCGCGCCATGACGCCTAGAGTGGTGGCTCATGGCCTCGAACTTCGACATCGAGCTGAAGGACGCCGTCGCGCCGCTGGTCCTGGCGCTCGACGTCGGCTCCACCGCCAGCAGGGGCATGATCTACGACGCCCACGGCCGCCCGGTGGGCAAACGCGCCAAGGTGCCCCACAGCTTCACCGTCGCCGGTGACGGCACCTCCGAGATCGATCCCGACCAACTCGTCGGCGAGGTCCGGACGATCATCGGGGAGCTGCTGGGCGCGCTCGGCGACGAGCAGGTCGCCGGGGTGGCGCTCGACACCTTCGCCTCCTCCCTCGTCGTCGTCGACGCCGAGGGCTCGCCGCTCACGCCCTGCTTCACGTATGCCGACGGACGGTGCGCTCCCCAGGTCACCGAGCTGCGCGACGAGCTCTCCGAGGAGAACCTCCAGCAGCGCACCGGCACCCGCGTGCACTCCAGCTACTGGCCGGCCCGGCTGCGCTGGCTCGCCGCCGAGCAGCCCAAGGTCATGAAGAAGGCCGCCACCTTCCTCTCCCTCGGCGACTACCTCCTGCTCGCCCTCACGGGCACCGTCGCGACCGGCACCTCCACGGCGTCGTGGACCGGGCTGGTGGACCGGCATACCGCGCAGTGGTACCCCGAGCTCGTCGAGATCAGCGGGATCGAGCCCGAGCAGCTGCCACCCATCCACCACCTGGACGAGCCGGTCGACGTCGCGCCGACGCACGTCGAGCAGATCGCCGCCGACTGGCCGGCGCTCGCGCAGGCGCGGTGGTATGCCCCGATCACCGACGGCCTCGCCGCCAACGTCGGCCTCGGCGCCCACGACGAGACCGCCATCGCCGCCTCGTGCGCCACCTCGGGTGCGTTGCGGGTGCTCGTGCGGGAGATGCCCGAGACGCTGCCGCCGGGGCTGTGGTGCTACCGCGTCTCCCACGACCGGGCCCTGCTCGGCGGCGCCCTCAACGACGTCGGCCGGGCCCTGGCTTGGGCGGACGTCACCCTCGCCGTCGACCAGGTCGGGCCGCAGGCGCTCTCCGAGGCCCTCACCGCGGAACCGCACCCGACGACGCCGCTCGTGCTGCCCTTCCTCACCGGCGAGCGCAGCACCGGGTGGGCCTCCGACGCGCAGGCCGTGATGACGGGCGTGACCGTCGCCTCCGCGCCCGCCGAGGTCTACCGCGGGGTCGTCGAAGGGATCGCCCTGTCCTACGCCCGCATCGCCAGCCAGCTGCGCGAGGTCGCCCCGCAGCCGGAGAAGCTCTTCGCCGGTGGCGGGGTCGCCTCGGACCGGCCCGAGCTCATGCAGATCATGGCCGACGCCATGCGCACCCCCGTCACGCCGGTGACGATCAAACGCTCGACGCTGCACGGCACGGCGCTGCTCGCCCTGGAGACCCTGGCCCCCGACGTCCGGCGGGCCAAGCTCGAGCGCGGCGCGACCCTGTCCCCCGACTACAACCGGCGGCCCTACTACACCGACCGGTTCCGGCGTTTCCAGCAGGTCTACGAGGCTCTCATTGACTGAGTCGCCCGTCCGCTCGCTCGCCGACGACCTGCGGGCCCGGAGCGACGACGAGCTGGCCGCGCTGCTGCAGTCCCGGCCCGACCTCGCCCGCCCGGCCCGCCGACGTCACCGCCCTGACCGGGCGCGCCACCACGCGCGCCAGCGTGCAGCGTGCCCTGGAAGGGCTGGACCTCGCTCACCTGCAGGCGCTGGAGGCCATGATCGTCGCCTCCCCCGCCTCGACGGAGGACGTCGCCGACCTGCTGGGCGCGGATGCTGCGCGGGCCGAGGAGCTCGTCGGGGACCTGCACGCGCTGGCCCTGTGCTGGCGCTCACCGGAGGGTATGCGGCCCGCCCGAGCCGTGGCGGACGTCGTCGGCCTCCCCGGTGGGTTGGGTCCGGTGGGGTCGGGTGTGCCGACCGGGGAGGCGCTGCGCGCGGCGCTCGACGGGCTCCAGCCGCGGCACCGCAGCCTGCTCGACGCCCTGACCTGGGGCCCGGCGCGCGGCGCGGTGGCGGCGGTGCCCGGGCAGGGCGCGGCCTCACCGGTGTCCGTCGCCGCGCAGGAGCTGGTCGAGGCCGGTCTGCTGGAGCGCGAGGACGACGCGCACGTCGTCCTGCCGCGCGAGGTCGCCCTGGCTCTGCGCGGGGGACGGCTGCACCGCACCTCGGGCGTGGCGGCGCCGCAGGTGGAGCACCGGAGCCTGGACCTGGAGGTCGTCGACGCCGCCGCGGGCGGGCGCGCCGCCGAGCTGATCGTGCTCGTCACCGAGGTCGTCGAGGAGTGGGGCACCCGCCCGCCGCGGGTGCTGCGCTCCGGTGGCCTGGCCGTCCGCGACCTCGGCCGCCTGGCCGCCCACCTCGAGACCGGCACCGACGAGGTGGCCTGGCTGCTGGAGACGGCCCACGCCGCCGGGCTGCTCGCCGTCGACGACGGCCGCCAACGGGTCCGCGCCGACGAGGCAGCCGTGTGGGCACCGACCGCCCTCGCCGACGAGTGGCTCGCCGACGACGCCGGTGACCGGTGGGCCGCGCTCGCGGCGGCGTGGTGGTCCACCTCGGCCGCGCCCAGCCTCGTCGGGACCACCGAGGGCGGACGCGTCAACGCGCTGTCGACCGCCACGTCATACCCCTTGGCGCGGCAGCGCCGCCACGACACCCTGCGCGCCCTGGCCAGCCTGCCGCCCGGTGCGGTGGGCGGCGAGGAGGCGCTGGGCGAGCTGCTGCGCTGGCGCCACCCGCTGCGCTCGGCCCGGTCCACCGGCGACCACGGGGTCGGCCCGGCGACCGTGCTGCGGGAGTCGGAGTGGGCCGGGGTCACCGGCCGAGGCGCCCTCTCGACGCCGGGGCGAGCGGTCGTCGCCGGCGACCCTGCCGCCGACCTCATGGCGCCGCTGGTCCCCCCGGCGGTCGACCACGTGCTGTTGCAGGCCGACCTCACGGCGATCGCACCGGGGCGCCTGGACGGCCCGGCCCGCTCCCTGCTGCGGCTGCTGAGCGAGGTGGAGTCGCGCGGCGGGGCGAGCGTGCACCGCTTCGACGAGCAGAGCGTGCGACGCGCCCTCGACCTGGGCTGGACGGCCGACCGGGTGCTCGAGGAGCTGGCCGCGGTCTCCCGGACCCCGGTGCCGCAACCGCTGGACTACCTCGTGCGCGACGTCGCGCGCCGGCATGGCGTGGCCCGGGTCGGGGCGTGCGCGGCCTACCTGCGCTGCGACGACGCCGCCCTGCTCGACCGGATCGAGCACGACCGCGCGCTCGGCATGCTGCAGTGGCGCCGCATCGCGCCCACCGTGCTCGTCTCCCCCGTCCCCGCCCCGACGGTGCTGGACCTGCTGCGCGAGGAGCAGTACGGCCCGGTCGCCGACGGCGGCGACGGCGGTCTGGCCCTCGCAGCCGCGCAACAGCACCGGGCGCCCCGGCCGAGCACTCCGGCGGTGCGGGTCAGCGGCGTCGACGCCGAGGTCGCGCGCCAGGTCGTGGGGGTGATGCGCCGCGGCGACGTCACCGCGAGCAGCAGCGGTGAGGCCAGCACCGACCCGGTCGTCGTCAGCGCCACGGTCCGCGAGGCCGCCGTGGACGGTCAGGCGCTGTGGATCGGGTATGCCGACGACGCCGGCGGCGTCGCCACCCACCTCGTGCGGCCGCTCGCGGTCGAGGGCGGCCGGGTCCGCGCCAGCGTGGGCGACGCCGACGTCACCCGCACCTTCCTGCTGCACCGGATCACCAGGGTGAGCCCGGCCTGGTGAGCACGACCACCGACGCCGCCCGCACCGACCTGCCCGGCAACGATCCTCGCCGCGACGACCCGGCCGCCGGGTCAGCCCACCCGCTGCTCACCAACCGCCACCGCCCCGAGCTGCACGGGCTGCGCGGCCTGGCGATCGCCCTCGTCGTCCTCTTCCACGTCTTCGGCGACGGGCGCGTGTCCGGCGGCATCGACGTCTTCCTGGCCATCTCCGGCTTCCTCTTCACCGGGATGCTCGCCCGCGAGGCGGTACGCACCGGCGGAGGCATCGACCTCGCGCGCTACCTCGGCCGCATCGTGCGACGGCTGCTACCCGCGGCGCTCCTCGTGCTCGCGGCGACCTGGGCCGCCGGGCGGCTGCTGCTCCCGGAGACCCGGTGGGTCCAGCTCGGCCGGGAGGTGCGCGCCAGCCTGACCTACGTCGAGAACTGGGAGCTCATCTCCTCCCAGCTCGGGTATGGCGCGGCCGGGGCGTCGACGAGCCCGCTGCAGCACTTCTGGTCGATGTCGGTGCAGGGGCAGTTCTACCTCGTGTGGCCGGTGGTCGTCGTGCTCTGCGTCGTCGCCGCCCGGCGGCTGCGCCGCCCGGTGTGGCCGGTGCTGCTGGGGGGAATCGCCCTGGTCACCGCGGTGTCCTTCGGGTATGCCGCGTGGTTGCACGCCGCCGACCAGCAGGTGGCCTACCTGCACACCGGGGCCCGGCTCTGGGAGCCCGCCCTGGGCGGGGTGGTGGCGCTGCTGGCCTTCGACACCCGCCTGCCCCGGTCCTGGCGGCTGCCGCTCGGCTGGGTGGGGGTCGGGCTCGTGGCCACCTCCGGTGTGGTGCTCGACGGAGGGGCGCTCTTCCCCGGCCCGGCGGCGCTGTGGCCGGTGGGCGGCTTCGCGCTGGTGATGATGGCGGGGTCGACGGGCAGCGGGTGGGGCGCCGACCGGTGGCTCTCGGGTCGACTGCTCGCCTGGGTGGGCGACATCGCCTACCCGCTCTTCCTCTGGCA
Encoded here:
- a CDS encoding HNH endonuclease signature motif containing protein, whose amino-acid sequence is MAYRARRASLQIHDDGTATLEVTSSVVSLVAAHTRIERAARLLRKQGDPRTLDQLRADTAAALLVHGQLPQPEPTGHPDTTPTDTSRHPAADQAGEPGSVSGSTLAVSEDDLVAPDLEAMARVICGMPTIELHVVVPFDALAGRASHPTCRHPSTDDTATTRHGEVGFLLGRHPAYLSPGQAREFALLPGTTLSRLLTDPADGRLIERRTTSYRPDAAMRRQILAADVTSRAPGSRQPAAVCEIDHVTPWSNDSPGGATAETNLVALAKRHHDLKTRALAFTALNTRRDLRWTTLLGQSETTRTHDYRQYTHHPQPTTARGERHLSVEELRDAVDRLAPLKPDPDELAGPADAPDQHPSQRADLDDRRDLLNRAFYAALAHRGPDAFLLDTDDHPGSTEHGGPLSGWMWITRTTPSGRRRTGAHPDTPTLRTVLGLPPETDPPHTNPPDTNPPDTNPPQPWTDNTHDEPPPF
- the menD gene encoding 2-succinyl-5-enolpyruvyl-6-hydroxy-3-cyclohexene-1-carboxylic-acid synthase gives rise to the protein MHPSTALAAVLVDELVRGGVREAVLAPGSRSAPLAYALEEADRAGRLRLHVRIDERTAGFVALGLARAGGVPVPVVTTSGTAVANLHPAVLEAHHSGVPLVVLSADRPAELRGTGANQTTVQPGLFAGAVRWEADLPAPESVGAAAGAHWRSTVCRALAAARSDAAGLGGAGPVHLNVSFRDPLAPALDEGSRPGEVQTDGLRAAGPSGEGEAGAGAADGGAVAGTAAGGAGAGAAAGGAGAGAAAGGVGAGTDAGGAGAGTAAGGAGAGAAAGGAGAGAAAGEARAAAGLTGRAGGAPWVQVAPTEAPRTDTLTPGERTLVLLGDLPDPVLSARALAWAEESGWPVLAEPFGHLPAGPGVVPHAPLVAARVARGDLPDLRPERVVVVGRLTLFRELGALLRLPGMVVEHVAARDPWTDPSHVVSRVHGIGALREAPARHTGAGAWVAAWVRAGAALSEVVAATTAGDVTGLGVARTVADALGEDDVLVVGSSTAPRDLALALDGSAAPARVIANRGLAGIDGTVSTAVGVALAAERRRLSAHLRRGSTASDEIDLPRVVALMGDLTFLHDAGGLLIGPEEPRPDLTIVVVNDDGGGIFSTLEYGDPARLAGPDGADRAAATERIFGTPHGTDLAALSRAYGVVHERVASLAALREALADRTRGLRVLEVPLDRASHRRVRDALG
- a CDS encoding helicase-associated domain-containing protein, whose amino-acid sequence is MQRALEGLDLAHLQALEAMIVASPASTEDVADLLGADAARAEELVGDLHALALCWRSPEGMRPARAVADVVGLPGGLGPVGSGVPTGEALRAALDGLQPRHRSLLDALTWGPARGAVAAVPGQGAASPVSVAAQELVEAGLLEREDDAHVVLPREVALALRGGRLHRTSGVAAPQVEHRSLDLEVVDAAAGGRAAELIVLVTEVVEEWGTRPPRVLRSGGLAVRDLGRLAAHLETGTDEVAWLLETAHAAGLLAVDDGRQRVRADEAAVWAPTALADEWLADDAGDRWAALAAAWWSTSAAPSLVGTTEGGRVNALSTATSYPLARQRRHDTLRALASLPPGAVGGEEALGELLRWRHPLRSARSTGDHGVGPATVLRESEWAGVTGRGALSTPGRAVVAGDPAADLMAPLVPPAVDHVLLQADLTAIAPGRLDGPARSLLRLLSEVESRGGASVHRFDEQSVRRALDLGWTADRVLEELAAVSRTPVPQPLDYLVRDVARRHGVARVGACAAYLRCDDAALLDRIEHDRALGMLQWRRIAPTVLVSPVPAPTVLDLLREEQYGPVADGGDGGLALAAAQQHRAPRPSTPAVRVSGVDAEVARQVVGVMRRGDVTASSSGEASTDPVVVSATVREAAVDGQALWIGYADDAGGVATHLVRPLAVEGGRVRASVGDADVTRTFLLHRITRVSPAW
- a CDS encoding gluconokinase — translated: MASNFDIELKDAVAPLVLALDVGSTASRGMIYDAHGRPVGKRAKVPHSFTVAGDGTSEIDPDQLVGEVRTIIGELLGALGDEQVAGVALDTFASSLVVVDAEGSPLTPCFTYADGRCAPQVTELRDELSEENLQQRTGTRVHSSYWPARLRWLAAEQPKVMKKAATFLSLGDYLLLALTGTVATGTSTASWTGLVDRHTAQWYPELVEISGIEPEQLPPIHHLDEPVDVAPTHVEQIAADWPALAQARWYAPITDGLAANVGLGAHDETAIAASCATSGALRVLVREMPETLPPGLWCYRVSHDRALLGGALNDVGRALAWADVTLAVDQVGPQALSEALTAEPHPTTPLVLPFLTGERSTGWASDAQAVMTGVTVASAPAEVYRGVVEGIALSYARIASQLREVAPQPEKLFAGGGVASDRPELMQIMADAMRTPVTPVTIKRSTLHGTALLALETLAPDVRRAKLERGATLSPDYNRRPYYTDRFRRFQQVYEALID